From the genome of Immundisolibacter sp., one region includes:
- the fabD gene encoding ACP S-malonyltransferase: MTLALVFPGQGSQSVGMLAELAGEFAQVEQTFAEASEALGYDLWRLIQDGPDSELQLTAVTQPAMLSAGVAVWRVWQAAGGPAPAVMAGHSLGEYSALVCAGALPFEQAVRLVRQRGEHMQQAVPVGSGAMAAVLGLDRAAVEAACAAAARPDETVAVANYNAPLQSVIAGHTAAVARAGAAAQGAGAKRVVPLPVSAPFHCSLMRPAADALAPALVAASIRSPEVPVINNVDVAAASEPAAIRDALIRQIYSPVRWVEVIEAMRARGVTHVVECGPGKVLAGLTKRICGELESLAVQDPASLRQTLAALG; encoded by the coding sequence ATGACATTGGCACTGGTATTTCCCGGTCAGGGCTCGCAATCGGTCGGCATGCTGGCCGAACTGGCGGGCGAGTTTGCGCAGGTCGAGCAGACCTTCGCCGAGGCCAGCGAAGCCCTGGGTTACGACCTGTGGCGCCTAATCCAGGACGGCCCCGACAGCGAACTGCAACTGACCGCTGTCACCCAGCCGGCCATGCTCAGCGCCGGCGTGGCGGTGTGGCGGGTCTGGCAGGCCGCCGGCGGACCCGCCCCGGCGGTGATGGCCGGCCACAGCCTTGGCGAGTACAGCGCGCTGGTGTGCGCCGGCGCCCTGCCGTTCGAGCAGGCGGTGCGGCTGGTACGCCAGCGAGGCGAGCACATGCAGCAGGCGGTTCCGGTCGGCAGCGGCGCCATGGCGGCCGTGCTGGGCCTGGATCGGGCAGCAGTGGAAGCGGCCTGCGCCGCCGCGGCAAGGCCCGATGAGACCGTGGCTGTCGCCAACTACAACGCGCCCCTGCAAAGCGTGATCGCCGGCCACACAGCGGCCGTGGCACGGGCCGGCGCGGCTGCCCAGGGCGCCGGTGCCAAGCGGGTCGTGCCGCTGCCGGTCAGTGCACCGTTTCATTGCAGCCTGATGCGCCCGGCCGCCGACGCGCTGGCGCCTGCGCTCGTGGCAGCAAGCATCCGCTCGCCCGAGGTGCCGGTCATCAACAACGTTGATGTCGCCGCGGCCAGCGAACCGGCGGCCATCCGCGACGCGCTGATCCGGCAGATTTACTCGCCCGTGCGCTGGGTCGAGGTCATCGAGGCGATGCGGGCGCGCGGCGTCACGCACGTCGTCGAGTGCGGTCCCGGCAAGGTACTGGCGGGGCTGACCAAACGCATCTGCGGCGAGCTCGAAAGCCTTGCCGTCCAGGACCCGGCCAGCCTGCGCCAGACGCTGGCAGCGCTCGGTTGA
- a CDS encoding YceD family protein, with protein sequence MERLCEGLEDTAGEVEITLAGQVLPGGRLVLAGSAACAVTVRCQRCLEPFVLHLEAPIQLGVLTHEGALAKLPAGYEPLICPAGQELSVAQLIEDELLLVLPDYPHHADGMCGATAVPAQQAGERRPFAALASLRKNDPPGGHDD encoded by the coding sequence ATGGAGCGGCTCTGCGAAGGCCTTGAAGACACCGCCGGCGAAGTTGAAATAACGCTTGCCGGACAAGTGCTTCCTGGTGGACGACTGGTACTGGCCGGCAGCGCCGCGTGCGCCGTGACGGTGCGCTGCCAGCGCTGCCTCGAGCCATTCGTGCTGCACCTCGAGGCCCCGATACAGCTTGGCGTGCTGACCCATGAGGGGGCGCTCGCGAAGCTGCCGGCCGGCTATGAGCCGCTGATCTGCCCTGCCGGGCAGGAGCTGTCCGTGGCGCAGTTGATAGAGGACGAATTGTTGCTGGTTCTGCCGGATTACCCGCACCATGCCGACGGCATGTGCGGCGCCACGGCGGTACCGGCGCAGCAGGCGGGGGAGCGGCGGCCGTTCGCGGCGCTTGCATCCCTCAGGAAAAACGACCCGCCCGGCGGGCATGACGACTGA
- the holB gene encoding DNA polymerase III subunit delta', whose product MSAPLPWQTSQWEAVSGARAAGRLHHALLAAGPPGVGKADFLAALCAWLLCETPRGEEPCGECRGCRQHAAGSHPDCIVLSPDYQNRPVLGAYPGQRCQYEPRKKPSSVINVDQVRELGERLHASAHYGGFKLALLLPADALNTAAANALLKLLEEPPDNTLFLLLSQRLAHLPATVRSRCQLLRFSTPPLAQAHAVLSRSGPEADLALDLAGGAPLRAQGLLGQDIGAVWKAVGSGLDALLGDKADPLRLSREWLKLPQEALDAALYGWLRHALRRAVGATSGDATAHAPSVARLRTFGHELDDFLRLREHPLVKELALQRLLYPLWAGAGSAT is encoded by the coding sequence GTGAGCGCGCCCCTGCCCTGGCAGACGTCCCAGTGGGAGGCCGTCAGCGGTGCCCGGGCCGCCGGCCGGCTGCACCATGCCCTGCTGGCTGCCGGCCCGCCCGGCGTCGGCAAGGCGGATTTCCTGGCCGCGCTCTGCGCCTGGTTGCTGTGCGAGACGCCCCGCGGCGAGGAACCCTGCGGCGAATGCCGCGGCTGCCGGCAACATGCCGCCGGCAGCCACCCGGACTGCATCGTGCTGAGCCCCGACTACCAGAACCGTCCGGTTCTGGGGGCCTATCCAGGCCAGCGCTGCCAATACGAGCCGCGCAAGAAGCCATCCAGCGTCATCAACGTCGATCAGGTGCGCGAACTGGGCGAACGCCTGCACGCCAGCGCGCACTACGGCGGCTTCAAGCTGGCACTGCTGCTGCCGGCCGACGCCCTGAACACGGCTGCTGCCAATGCGCTGCTCAAGCTGCTCGAAGAGCCGCCCGATAACACGCTGTTCCTGCTGCTGTCGCAGCGCCTGGCGCATCTGCCGGCCACCGTACGCAGCCGATGTCAGTTGCTGCGCTTCAGCACCCCGCCGCTGGCGCAGGCGCACGCGGTGCTGTCCCGAAGCGGGCCGGAAGCGGATCTGGCGCTCGACCTGGCCGGTGGCGCGCCGCTGCGGGCGCAGGGCCTGCTCGGTCAGGACATCGGCGCCGTGTGGAAGGCCGTTGGCAGCGGACTGGATGCCCTGCTCGGCGACAAGGCCGACCCGCTGCGACTGTCGCGCGAGTGGCTCAAGCTGCCGCAGGAGGCGCTGGATGCGGCGCTCTACGGCTGGCTGCGACACGCCCTGCGCCGGGCCGTTGGTGCCACATCCGGCGACGCGACTGCGCACGCGCCCTCGGTGGCCCGCCTGCGGACATTCGGACATGAGCTTGATGACTTTCTGCGCCTGCGCGAGCATCCTCTGGTCAAGGAACTCGCCCTGCAACGCCTGCTCTATCCCTTGTGGGCGGGCGCCGGATCAGCGACCTGA
- the tmk gene encoding dTMP kinase, translated as MTRACFITLEGLEGAGKTSRLADLKAFLEQRGKTVLATREPGGTALGERLRELLLAPDQGSMAPLTELLLMFAARSEHVVHLILPALEAGQWVLCDRYVDASYAYQGAGRSLGEAPVAALEALLPARARPDLTLLLDLPVELGLARANRRSAADRFEQETVAFHQRVREAYLARARQHPLRYCIIDAAAGPDQVQAAIERAVERLL; from the coding sequence GTGACCCGCGCCTGTTTCATCACGCTGGAAGGCCTGGAAGGCGCCGGCAAGACCAGCCGCCTGGCGGACCTCAAGGCGTTCCTGGAACAGCGCGGCAAGACCGTGCTGGCAACCCGTGAACCGGGCGGCACGGCCCTCGGGGAACGCCTGCGCGAACTGCTGCTCGCACCGGACCAGGGGTCAATGGCGCCCCTCACGGAACTGCTGCTGATGTTCGCCGCCCGCAGCGAACACGTGGTCCACCTCATCCTGCCGGCGCTGGAGGCCGGACAGTGGGTGCTGTGCGATCGCTACGTGGATGCCAGCTACGCCTACCAGGGTGCCGGGCGAAGTCTTGGTGAGGCGCCCGTGGCGGCGCTCGAGGCCCTGCTGCCGGCGCGCGCCCGGCCGGATCTGACGCTGCTGCTGGACCTGCCGGTCGAGCTTGGACTCGCGCGCGCCAATCGCCGCAGTGCCGCGGATCGCTTCGAGCAGGAAACCGTCGCCTTTCATCAGCGCGTGCGGGAGGCCTACCTGGCCCGGGCGCGCCAGCATCCGCTGCGCTACTGCATCATCGATGCCGCGGCCGGCCCCGACCAGGTCCAGGCGGCCATCGAACGGGCCGTGGAGCGCCTTCTGTGA
- the rpmF gene encoding 50S ribosomal protein L32: MAVAQDHKSRSKRGMRRSHDALKPPTLSVEPTTGEIHRRHHVSPTGYYRGRKVIDTGKGE; this comes from the coding sequence ATGGCCGTTGCACAGGACCACAAGAGCCGCTCCAAGCGCGGCATGCGCCGCTCACACGACGCGCTCAAGCCCCCCACCCTGTCGGTTGAGCCGACCACCGGCGAAATCCATCGCCGGCATCACGTCAGCCCGACCGGCTACTACCGCGGCCGCAAGGTCATCGACACCGGCAAGGGCGAGTAA
- a CDS encoding S49 family peptidase: MNDDTNPTAWERGVLERLLRDTLTEQRRARRWRIFFRLLSVLLVLLVLGLFRADVGVPQVASRHTALVQLNGIIAPGTDANADIIIESLRKAYDNAQVAGVVLRIDSPGGSPVQAGRINAEIRRLRTLHPKVPLYAVIDDICASGGYYVAVAADRIYADKASVVGSIGVLMNGFGFVDAMQKLGIERRLLTAGEHKGFLDPFSPQNPEDAEHARELLQAIHSQFIEVVKDGRGARLKDDPRLFSGLVWTGDQGIELGLVDALGDTDSVAREVFKADKVVDYTVRPAYFEKLIRSAGGEAASSLLDALSDGLRWR; encoded by the coding sequence ATGAACGACGACACCAACCCCACCGCCTGGGAACGCGGCGTGCTCGAACGCCTGCTGCGGGACACGCTGACCGAACAGCGCCGCGCCCGCCGCTGGCGCATCTTCTTTCGCCTGTTGTCGGTGTTGCTGGTACTGCTGGTGCTGGGACTGTTTCGCGCCGACGTGGGCGTGCCACAGGTCGCCAGTCGCCACACCGCGCTGGTGCAGCTGAACGGCATCATCGCACCCGGCACGGACGCCAACGCCGACATCATCATCGAGTCCCTGCGCAAGGCCTACGACAACGCGCAGGTGGCCGGCGTGGTGCTGCGCATCGACAGCCCGGGCGGCAGCCCGGTGCAGGCCGGGCGCATCAATGCCGAAATCCGGCGCCTGCGCACGCTGCACCCGAAGGTGCCGCTGTACGCCGTGATCGACGATATCTGCGCCTCGGGCGGCTACTACGTCGCCGTCGCCGCGGACAGGATTTACGCCGACAAGGCCAGCGTGGTGGGCTCGATCGGCGTCCTGATGAACGGCTTTGGCTTCGTCGACGCCATGCAGAAACTGGGCATCGAGCGGCGCCTGTTGACCGCCGGTGAGCACAAGGGCTTCCTGGACCCGTTCTCGCCGCAGAACCCCGAGGACGCCGAGCACGCCCGCGAGTTGCTGCAGGCCATCCACAGCCAGTTCATCGAGGTCGTGAAAGACGGCCGCGGGGCGCGCCTGAAGGACGATCCGCGCCTGTTCAGCGGGCTGGTGTGGACCGGCGACCAGGGCATCGAACTGGGGCTGGTCGATGCGCTGGGCGACACCGATTCGGTGGCGCGCGAGGTGTTCAAGGCCGACAAGGTGGTCGACTACACCGTGCGTCCGGCCTACTTCGAGAAGCTGATCCGCAGTGCCGGCGGCGAGGCGGCCAGCAGTCTGCTTGACGCGCTCTCGGACGGCCTGCGCTGGCGTTGA
- the fabF gene encoding beta-ketoacyl-ACP synthase II yields MTKRRVVITGLGMVSPLGLDVPTSWAGILASRSGIGPITQFDTSAFSVRFGGSVKGFEVERYLSAKEARKMDPFVHYGIAAAEEALRDSGLQVTADNAERIGVVIGSGIGGLPGIEAGHLDYLNGGPRRISPFFVPGNIINMVAGNVSIRFGLKGPNLAVVTACASATHSIGDSARLIEYGDADVMLAGGAEMATSPMGLGGFAAARALSTRNDDPQRASRPWDRDRDGFVLADGAGILVLEELEHARRRGATIYAEVLGYGMSGDAHHMTQPDASGDGAFRCMRAALRNAGLDPQDIQYINAHGTSTPAGDVAETVAIRRAFDHHADRLAVSSTKSMTGHLLGAAGGVEAIFCALALRDQVAPPTINLDNPGEGCDLDYVPHTARPMRIEHVLTNSFGFGGTNASLVFGRLR; encoded by the coding sequence TTGACTAAGCGACGGGTCGTCATTACGGGGCTGGGCATGGTCAGTCCGCTGGGGCTGGACGTGCCGACCTCATGGGCCGGCATCCTGGCCAGCCGAAGCGGTATCGGGCCGATCACGCAATTCGACACCAGCGCATTCAGCGTTCGGTTCGGCGGATCGGTCAAAGGCTTCGAGGTGGAGCGCTACCTGAGCGCCAAGGAAGCCCGCAAGATGGACCCGTTCGTCCATTACGGCATCGCGGCAGCCGAGGAAGCCTTGCGCGATTCAGGCCTGCAGGTGACCGCCGACAACGCCGAGCGCATCGGCGTTGTCATCGGCTCGGGCATCGGCGGCCTGCCCGGCATCGAGGCCGGACACCTGGATTACCTGAACGGCGGACCGCGGCGTATCTCGCCGTTTTTCGTGCCGGGCAACATCATCAACATGGTGGCCGGCAACGTCTCGATCCGCTTCGGGCTGAAGGGACCGAACCTGGCCGTGGTGACGGCCTGTGCCTCGGCAACCCACAGCATCGGCGACTCGGCGCGGCTGATCGAATATGGCGACGCCGACGTGATGCTGGCCGGCGGCGCCGAGATGGCCACCTCGCCGATGGGGCTGGGTGGTTTCGCGGCGGCACGGGCACTGTCCACGCGCAACGATGACCCGCAGCGCGCCAGTCGGCCCTGGGATCGCGACCGCGACGGCTTCGTGCTGGCCGATGGTGCCGGCATTCTGGTTCTGGAAGAGCTGGAACACGCCCGGCGCCGTGGCGCGACCATCTACGCCGAGGTGCTGGGTTACGGCATGAGCGGCGACGCACACCATATGACACAGCCGGACGCCAGCGGCGACGGTGCCTTCCGCTGCATGCGTGCGGCGCTGCGAAATGCCGGTCTGGATCCACAGGACATCCAGTACATCAATGCCCACGGCACCTCGACACCGGCCGGCGACGTGGCCGAAACAGTCGCCATCCGGCGCGCGTTCGACCACCACGCCGATCGCCTGGCAGTCAGCTCGACCAAGTCGATGACCGGCCACCTGCTGGGCGCCGCCGGCGGCGTGGAGGCCATTTTCTGCGCGCTCGCCCTGCGCGATCAGGTGGCCCCACCCACCATCAACCTCGACAATCCGGGCGAGGGCTGCGATCTGGACTACGTGCCGCACACCGCGCGCCCGATGCGCATCGAGCACGTGCTCACCAACTCCTTCGGCTTTGGCGGGACCAATGCCTCGCTGGTGTTCGGCCGCCTGCGCTGA
- the fabG gene encoding 3-oxoacyl-ACP reductase FabG, whose protein sequence is MDIRLDGEIALVTGASRGIGKAIAHELAQAGAIVIGTATTDAGARRIGEELAAAGLKGAGMTFNAADRDGTTALVEAIKAAHGAVSILVNNAGITRDNLMLRLKDDDWDTVLDTNLGAAFRLCRACANGMMRARRGRIINIGSVVGAMGNAGQVNYAAAKAGLAGFTRALARELASRSITVNTVAPGFIDTDMTAALTAEQRTALLQSVPLGRFGSADEVAALVTYLASAQAGYITGQTLHINGGMYLA, encoded by the coding sequence ATGGACATTCGACTGGACGGCGAAATTGCGCTGGTGACCGGCGCCAGCCGCGGCATCGGCAAGGCCATCGCACACGAACTGGCGCAGGCCGGCGCAATCGTCATCGGCACCGCCACCACCGACGCCGGTGCACGGCGCATCGGCGAGGAGCTGGCCGCGGCCGGCCTCAAGGGCGCGGGCATGACATTCAATGCCGCTGACCGGGACGGCACGACCGCCCTGGTGGAGGCGATCAAGGCCGCGCACGGCGCCGTTTCGATCCTGGTCAACAACGCCGGCATCACGCGCGACAACCTGATGCTACGGCTCAAGGACGATGACTGGGACACGGTGCTGGACACCAATCTGGGCGCCGCATTTCGTCTCTGCCGGGCCTGCGCCAACGGCATGATGCGGGCGCGCCGGGGGCGCATCATCAACATCGGTTCGGTGGTCGGTGCCATGGGCAACGCAGGACAGGTAAACTACGCCGCCGCGAAGGCCGGCCTGGCCGGCTTCACGCGCGCCCTGGCGCGCGAACTGGCCAGCCGCAGCATCACCGTCAACACGGTAGCACCGGGTTTCATCGACACCGACATGACCGCCGCCTTGACCGCCGAGCAGCGCACTGCCCTGCTGCAATCGGTTCCGCTGGGCCGCTTTGGCAGCGCGGACGAGGTCGCGGCGCTGGTCACCTACCTGGCCTCGGCGCAGGCCGGCTATATCACCGGGCAGACCCTTCATATCAACGGCGGCATGTACCTGGCCTGA
- the plsX gene encoding phosphate acyltransferase PlsX produces MSLVVAVDAMGGDHGPSVVVPAAIGFVRKHSDVRLILVGDEPAVRALMPADAATLAVAVHHASQVVDMDEAPAKALRGKKDSSMRVAIDLVAAGQAQACVSAGNTGALMATARFVLHMLPGIERPAIVRALPTQRGETHVLDLGANTECSAEQLCEFAVMGAVLVEALGKRQNPSVGLLNIGSEATKGTDTVQRAAELIRASGLNFHGYVEGDDIYAGTTDVVVCDGFVGNVALKTSEGLARMISQVLREEFSRTPLRRLGALASLPALRALRQRLDPRAYNGASLLGLPAPVIKSHGGTDVVGFTQAIAEAAAQARAQVPQRIGERLADFLPQALTA; encoded by the coding sequence TTGAGCCTGGTGGTTGCCGTGGACGCCATGGGGGGCGATCACGGCCCCTCTGTGGTGGTCCCGGCGGCGATCGGCTTCGTGCGCAAGCACAGTGATGTGCGCCTGATCCTGGTTGGCGACGAGCCGGCCGTGCGTGCCCTGATGCCGGCCGATGCCGCCACCTTGGCCGTGGCGGTCCACCATGCCAGCCAGGTGGTCGACATGGACGAGGCGCCAGCCAAGGCACTGCGGGGCAAGAAGGATTCCTCGATGCGCGTGGCCATCGATCTGGTTGCCGCCGGCCAGGCGCAGGCCTGCGTCAGCGCCGGCAACACCGGTGCGCTGATGGCAACTGCCCGTTTCGTGCTGCACATGCTGCCCGGCATCGAGCGGCCGGCCATCGTGCGCGCCCTGCCCACGCAGCGGGGCGAAACCCACGTGCTGGATCTTGGCGCCAATACCGAGTGCAGCGCCGAGCAACTGTGCGAGTTCGCAGTGATGGGCGCGGTGCTGGTCGAGGCGCTCGGCAAGCGCCAGAACCCCAGCGTGGGACTGCTGAACATCGGCAGCGAGGCCACCAAGGGCACCGACACGGTGCAGCGCGCAGCCGAACTGATCCGCGCCAGCGGGCTCAACTTCCACGGCTACGTCGAAGGCGACGATATCTATGCCGGCACCACCGACGTGGTGGTGTGCGACGGCTTCGTCGGCAACGTGGCACTCAAGACCAGCGAGGGTCTGGCGCGCATGATCAGCCAGGTGCTACGCGAGGAATTCAGCCGCACGCCCCTGCGCCGGCTCGGTGCCTTGGCCTCGCTGCCGGCCCTGCGCGCGCTGCGCCAGCGGCTGGACCCCCGCGCCTACAACGGCGCCAGCCTGCTCGGCCTGCCGGCACCGGTCATCAAGAGTCACGGCGGCACGGATGTGGTTGGCTTCACCCAGGCCATCGCCGAGGCCGCCGCGCAGGCCAGGGCGCAGGTGCCCCAGCGCATCGGCGAGCGCCTGGCAGATTTCCTGCCACAGGCGCTGACCGCGTGA
- the mltG gene encoding endolytic transglycosylase MltG has product MTNRDRPATLRPGRRSWTVAVIVLCVATGTLAWLGQQAQTPLKLAARDSIDVQPGDTLAIVMRRLGAAGQLEHPLAIRAWARLTGRGDRIVAGEYSLTPGSTAAGLLADFAAGRVRQHAVRVPEGARFRDLLTTLWASPVLTATLRDRTEADIMAALGAPGQSAEGSFLPDTYFVTRGQSDLDVLRRSHAAMQDRLTTLWQARGPGAPASMSQALTLASLVEKETGRPDERPLVAAVLLNRLRLGMPLQIDSTVIYGLGTQFDGNLTRRDLLTPTPHNTYTRRGLPPTPIALPSAASLQAVMNPAMVDYLYFVGRGDGSHVFSRTLAEHNQAVDCYQRRQAQRCTS; this is encoded by the coding sequence ATGACAAACCGTGACCGTCCTGCCACGCTGCGACCGGGGCGCCGCTCATGGACGGTCGCGGTGATAGTGCTGTGCGTCGCCACAGGCACCCTGGCCTGGCTCGGCCAACAGGCGCAAACGCCCCTGAAACTCGCGGCAAGAGACAGCATCGACGTGCAGCCAGGCGACACGCTGGCGATCGTGATGCGCCGACTGGGCGCTGCCGGCCAGCTCGAACATCCGCTGGCCATCCGTGCCTGGGCGCGCCTGACCGGACGCGGCGACCGCATCGTGGCCGGCGAGTACAGCCTCACCCCCGGCTCCACCGCCGCCGGTCTGCTGGCCGATTTCGCCGCCGGCCGGGTGCGCCAGCACGCCGTGCGCGTCCCGGAAGGCGCAAGGTTTCGTGACCTCCTGACCACGCTATGGGCCTCACCGGTGCTGACCGCCACCCTGCGCGACCGCACCGAGGCCGACATCATGGCGGCCCTGGGAGCGCCCGGCCAGTCCGCCGAAGGCAGCTTCCTCCCGGACACCTATTTCGTCACCCGCGGCCAGAGCGATCTCGATGTATTGCGCCGCAGCCATGCCGCCATGCAGGACCGGCTGACCACCCTGTGGCAAGCACGAGGCCCCGGTGCCCCAGCCTCCATGTCACAGGCGTTGACGTTGGCCTCCCTGGTCGAGAAGGAAACAGGCCGTCCCGATGAACGCCCGCTGGTCGCAGCGGTGTTGCTGAACCGCCTGCGCCTGGGCATGCCGCTGCAGATCGACTCGACCGTCATCTACGGCCTCGGGACGCAGTTCGATGGCAATCTCACTCGGCGTGACCTGCTCACCCCGACGCCGCACAACACCTATACCCGACGCGGTCTGCCGCCGACGCCGATAGCCCTGCCGAGCGCGGCTTCCCTGCAGGCGGTGATGAACCCGGCCATGGTGGACTACCTGTACTTCGTCGGCCGCGGTGACGGCAGCCACGTGTTCTCGCGCACGCTCGCCGAGCACAATCAGGCCGTGGACTGCTACCAGCGCCGGCAAGCGCAGCGCTGCACGTCGTGA
- a CDS encoding Maf family nucleotide pyrophosphatase, with product MSASHPPLVLASTSPTRRELLGRLGLPFDVHAPQVDETPLPDEAPTALALRLARAKAEAAAVTFPAHLIIGSDQVAVVGAQVLGKPGDRARATEQLALSSGQVMVFQTAVCLFSSVTGQVATRLVPFDVELRRLSRVDIERYLDREQPFGCAGSLRSEGLGVTLCQRMSGDDPTALLGLPLIALCELLRDQGVALP from the coding sequence ATGTCTGCCTCACACCCGCCCCTGGTTCTGGCCTCGACCTCACCCACGCGCCGCGAGCTGCTCGGGCGCCTGGGGCTGCCGTTCGACGTCCACGCGCCGCAGGTCGACGAGACGCCGCTGCCCGACGAGGCGCCAACGGCGCTGGCGCTGCGCCTGGCCAGGGCCAAGGCCGAGGCCGCAGCGGTAACGTTTCCAGCGCATCTGATCATCGGTTCGGACCAGGTGGCCGTGGTCGGTGCGCAGGTGCTGGGCAAGCCCGGCGACCGGGCGCGGGCGACCGAGCAACTGGCGCTGTCGTCGGGCCAGGTGATGGTGTTCCAGACCGCGGTTTGCCTGTTCAGCAGCGTCACGGGCCAGGTCGCGACGCGACTGGTGCCGTTCGATGTGGAGCTGCGCCGGCTAAGCCGGGTCGACATCGAACGCTACCTCGACCGCGAACAGCCCTTCGGCTGCGCCGGTTCACTGCGTTCGGAGGGACTGGGCGTCACCCTGTGCCAACGCATGAGCGGTGATGACCCCACCGCGCTGCTGGGCCTGCCGCTGATCGCACTGTGCGAGCTGTTGCGGGATCAGGGCGTTGCGCTGCCCTGA
- a CDS encoding PilZ domain-containing protein, whose product MAEHTPSDTPTGVLAVAIRDKNALYASYMSFVKGGGLFIPTTRAVHLGDELILLLTLMDEVEKIPVAGKVVWITPRGSQNGKVAGVGVQFVEDESSRVARNKIETYLAGALTSERHTHTM is encoded by the coding sequence ATGGCAGAACACACCCCATCGGACACACCCACCGGCGTATTGGCGGTCGCCATCCGCGACAAGAACGCGCTGTATGCGTCCTACATGTCCTTCGTCAAGGGCGGCGGCCTGTTCATCCCCACTACGCGCGCGGTGCACCTGGGCGACGAACTGATCCTGCTGCTGACATTGATGGACGAGGTGGAGAAAATCCCGGTCGCCGGCAAGGTGGTGTGGATCACGCCGCGCGGCTCGCAGAACGGCAAGGTGGCCGGCGTGGGCGTGCAGTTCGTCGAGGACGAAAGCAGCCGCGTGGCGCGCAACAAGATCGAGACCTATCTGGCCGGCGCGCTCACCAGCGAACGCCACACGCACACGATGTGA
- the acpP gene encoding acyl carrier protein, protein MSSIEERVKKIVVEQLGVKEDEVSNDSSFVDDLGADSLDTVELVMALEEEFECEIADEAAEKITTVQEAIDYVEKELASRK, encoded by the coding sequence ATGAGCAGCATTGAAGAGCGCGTCAAGAAAATCGTGGTCGAGCAGCTGGGCGTCAAGGAAGACGAAGTCAGCAACGACTCGTCCTTTGTCGACGACCTGGGTGCCGACTCGCTGGACACGGTCGAGCTGGTGATGGCCCTCGAAGAGGAATTCGAGTGCGAAATCGCCGACGAAGCGGCCGAGAAGATCACCACCGTGCAGGAAGCCATCGACTACGTCGAGAAGGAACTGGCCTCCCGCAAGTAG
- a CDS encoding beta-ketoacyl-ACP synthase III: protein MMYSRVIGTGSALPEHIVTNADLESKVDTSDRWIFERTGIRQRHIAAPGETSTDLGERAARAALAMAGLDAADVGLVVVATCTPENVFPSTACLLQNRLGIHGGPAFDVAAACAGFIYALSVADSLLRSGAADTALVVGTETMSRIIDWQDRRTCILFADGAGAMVLRREPTPGILSTHLHADGKYKDLLWVPGWVSDDYGSLAEHPPHMVMEGADVFRVAVEKLGESVEEALAANGLDKGAIDWLIPHQANLRIIAAIAKRLRLPMEQVVLTIAEHGNTSAASVPLAMDVAVRDGRVKPGQTLLLEAFGGGFAWGSALLRF from the coding sequence GTGATGTACTCGCGCGTCATCGGCACCGGCAGCGCCCTGCCGGAACACATCGTCACCAATGCCGACCTCGAATCGAAGGTCGACACCAGCGACCGCTGGATCTTCGAGCGCACCGGCATCCGGCAGCGGCATATCGCTGCACCGGGCGAGACCTCGACCGACCTTGGCGAGCGCGCGGCGCGGGCCGCACTGGCCATGGCCGGACTCGACGCTGCCGACGTCGGCCTGGTGGTCGTCGCCACCTGCACGCCGGAAAACGTCTTTCCGAGCACGGCCTGCCTGCTGCAGAACCGGCTTGGCATTCACGGCGGCCCGGCCTTCGACGTGGCGGCCGCCTGCGCCGGCTTCATTTACGCGCTCAGCGTCGCCGACAGCCTGCTGCGCAGCGGCGCTGCCGACACGGCGCTGGTGGTCGGCACCGAGACCATGTCGCGCATCATCGACTGGCAGGACCGGCGCACCTGCATCCTGTTTGCCGACGGCGCCGGCGCCATGGTGCTGCGCCGCGAACCGACGCCCGGCATCCTGTCCACGCACCTGCACGCCGACGGCAAGTACAAGGATCTGCTGTGGGTGCCCGGTTGGGTATCGGACGATTACGGCAGCCTCGCCGAACATCCGCCGCACATGGTGATGGAAGGCGCCGACGTGTTCCGGGTGGCGGTCGAGAAACTCGGCGAGTCGGTGGAAGAAGCGCTGGCCGCCAACGGCCTCGACAAGGGCGCCATCGACTGGCTGATCCCGCACCAGGCCAATCTGCGCATCATTGCCGCCATTGCCAAGCGCCTGCGCCTGCCCATGGAGCAGGTGGTGCTGACCATCGCCGAGCACGGCAATACCTCGGCCGCCTCGGTACCGCTGGCGATGGACGTCGCGGTCCGCGACGGCCGTGTCAAGCCGGGCCAGACGCTGCTTCTGGAGGCCTTCGGCGGCGGTTTTGCCTGGGGCTCGGCGCTGCTGCGCTTCTGA